In a single window of the Blastopirellula marina genome:
- the truB gene encoding tRNA pseudouridine(55) synthase TruB, translating into MHGILNLNKPAGKTSRDIVNIVQRLIRPVKTGHAGTLDPLATGVLVCPVGHGTKLIEYIQRLPKTYVAKFILGKKSETEDIEGHVETLINPPQPSREQIDAALPLLHGKIMQVPPAFSALKIAGKRAYDLARQGKKVELAAREIEIYSIEVLAYHYPDLWLEIRCGSGTYVRSLGRDLAQQLGTEAVMAELARTAIGNFRREDAVNPCEGFDRATIERSLLPTVQAVQGLSQVTVGQEDIVRLVHGKLISIDVAEAREAAVVDAAGNLLAVVQPGKEGGWRSVRNFANDYL; encoded by the coding sequence ATGCACGGAATTCTGAATCTCAACAAGCCAGCCGGCAAGACCTCACGCGATATCGTGAACATCGTCCAGCGGTTGATTCGCCCAGTAAAAACAGGGCATGCGGGCACACTCGATCCCTTGGCAACCGGCGTGCTGGTTTGCCCTGTGGGGCACGGAACGAAACTAATCGAGTACATCCAGCGGCTTCCCAAGACGTACGTCGCGAAGTTTATTCTGGGAAAGAAGAGCGAAACGGAAGACATCGAAGGGCACGTCGAGACGCTCATCAATCCGCCCCAGCCATCGCGCGAGCAGATCGACGCGGCGCTTCCCTTGTTGCATGGCAAAATCATGCAAGTTCCGCCTGCCTTCTCGGCTTTAAAGATCGCTGGGAAGCGGGCGTACGATCTGGCTCGACAAGGAAAGAAGGTCGAGCTTGCAGCTCGCGAGATCGAAATCTATTCGATCGAAGTCCTGGCCTATCACTATCCCGATCTCTGGTTAGAGATCCGGTGTGGAAGTGGAACCTATGTCCGATCGCTCGGGCGCGATTTGGCCCAACAATTGGGGACCGAAGCGGTCATGGCCGAACTTGCCCGAACTGCGATCGGCAATTTTCGGCGGGAAGATGCGGTGAATCCATGCGAAGGGTTCGATCGCGCGACGATCGAACGATCGCTCTTGCCCACAGTGCAAGCCGTGCAGGGCCTGTCTCAAGTAACCGTTGGGCAGGAGGATATCGTGCGACTGGTGCACGGCAAGCTGATTTCGATCGACGTGGCCGAGGCCCGGGAAGCGGCTGTGGTCGATGCGGCCGGCAACCTGCTTGCCGTGGTCCAACCCGGCAAAGAGGGTGGTTGGCGATCGGTGCGGAACTTCGCCAACGACTACTTGTAG
- a CDS encoding SecDF P1 head subdomain-containing protein, with protein sequence MIRIVLMISFSLFVISGCGKTPPPQPVAVAVPPGMTVEIYELDPTQDPSSLTAVHPETGKPIFLKTPPLIATSDVATIAEVVESPPLHSESPPLHSESATLQINLNPTGATNMATATATPSGQELAIVVNGVTVAVAQVRTQISDKMVIQGGNDTGEFQRQIGMLTGGK encoded by the coding sequence ATGATTCGTATTGTTTTGATGATTTCGTTTTCACTGTTCGTGATCTCTGGCTGTGGGAAAACGCCTCCCCCACAACCAGTCGCCGTTGCCGTGCCGCCAGGCATGACGGTCGAGATCTACGAACTTGATCCCACGCAAGACCCCAGCAGCCTCACCGCCGTGCATCCCGAGACGGGCAAGCCGATCTTCCTGAAAACGCCCCCGCTGATTGCTACCAGCGATGTCGCGACCATCGCCGAGGTGGTCGAATCGCCCCCGCTTCACTCCGAATCGCCCCCGCTTCACTCCGAATCGGCCACGCTGCAAATCAACCTGAACCCGACCGGCGCCACCAATATGGCCACCGCGACCGCCACACCGAGCGGGCAAGAGCTGGCCATCGTCGTCAATGGCGTGACCGTCGCAGTTGCCCAAGTACGGACACAAATCAGTGATAAAATGGTCATCCAGGGAGGTAACGACACAGGGGAATTCCAGCGTCAAATCGGCATGCTCACCGGCGGCAAATAG